In one window of Desulfurellaceae bacterium DNA:
- a CDS encoding DUF5615 family PIN-like protein, which translates to MRFLADESCDFAVVRAPRTAGHEVLAIVDIAPRADDALVIDLAIRQQRVLLTEDKDFGQLVYASTRSAGGVILTRFPGKVRASLPQAVLTLVNEKGEKLLGHFVVVQPGRIRIGQNPGV; encoded by the coding sequence ATGCGATTCCTGGCTGATGAAAGTTGTGATTTTGCCGTCGTCCGTGCCCCTCGTACTGCCGGCCATGAAGTCTTAGCTATTGTCGATATTGCTCCCAGAGCGGACGATGCGCTTGTTATTGACCTTGCCATCCGTCAGCAGAGAGTGCTGCTGACAGAGGATAAGGACTTTGGGCAACTCGTGTATGCAAGTACACGTTCAGCCGGTGGGGTTATTCTCACCCGTTTTCCTGGAAAGGTGCGTGCGAGTCTGCCGCAGGCAGTGCTGACTTTGGTCAACGAGAAGGGTGAGAAACTCCTTGGCCATTTTGTGGTGGTCCAACCTGGCCGTATCCGGATTGGTCAGAATCCTGGAGTGTAG
- a CDS encoding aldehyde ferredoxin oxidoreductase family protein: MANGWTGTVLRINLTERTITKEPLNEQWAREYVGGRGLGARYLTEEVDPTVDALDSDNKLLFVTGPLTGTSASCGSRYMVVTKGPLTNAITTSNSGGYWGPELKFAGYDMLILEGRASSPCYLWIYDDAVELRDADDLWGKTVWETEEALRAELGVPDTIIASIGPAGENLVRFACIMNDLHRAAGRSGVGAVMGSKNLKAIAVRGTGGVSLADPMAFMQGMWTMKEKLRESPVTSQGLPMYGTEVLVNVINEHGALPTRNHQQSVFEEAEDISGETLTETRLVANKACFSCAIACGRVSTLPGEASSKYEVSTSPRNWKIAGEGPEYEAAWAMGSECGIGDLDALIKANWLCNDLGMDSISFGATVAAAMELYEKQAVSLDQTEIPLNFGSSEALLSMAERIAYRQGFGTELAEGSKRMTEKFGHPEFFMGVRGQEFAAYEARAIQGMGLGYATSNRGACHLKAYTVAAEILGLPRQMDPNATEGKAEITKLFQDATSTVDATGLCQFLTFGVGLEEMLPQLAAATGVNFELEELLTIGERIWNLERRWNERAGVGGTEDTLPKRILEEPLPSGPAKGKVNRLGEMLPEYYALRGWDKDGNVTPEKLKELGLDD, encoded by the coding sequence ATGGCAAACGGATGGACAGGCACGGTGTTGCGTATCAACCTGACGGAGCGGACCATCACCAAAGAGCCGCTGAATGAACAGTGGGCCAGAGAGTATGTGGGCGGCCGTGGGCTCGGCGCCAGATATCTGACCGAGGAAGTGGACCCGACGGTCGACGCGCTCGACTCGGACAACAAGCTGCTGTTTGTGACCGGACCCCTGACCGGAACCAGCGCCTCGTGTGGCTCGCGCTATATGGTCGTTACCAAGGGGCCGCTGACCAACGCGATTACGACCTCGAACTCGGGCGGCTACTGGGGCCCGGAACTCAAGTTTGCCGGCTATGACATGCTGATTCTCGAAGGCCGGGCGTCGTCGCCGTGCTATCTGTGGATCTATGACGATGCGGTCGAACTCCGGGATGCCGACGACCTGTGGGGCAAAACGGTCTGGGAGACCGAGGAAGCTCTGCGCGCTGAGCTGGGCGTGCCCGACACGATTATCGCCAGCATCGGTCCGGCCGGCGAAAACCTGGTCCGCTTTGCCTGCATCATGAACGATCTGCACCGGGCGGCCGGCCGCTCCGGGGTTGGTGCGGTCATGGGCTCCAAAAACCTCAAGGCGATTGCCGTGCGAGGGACCGGCGGGGTCAGCCTGGCCGACCCAATGGCCTTCATGCAGGGCATGTGGACGATGAAGGAAAAGCTGCGCGAGTCGCCGGTCACTTCCCAGGGTTTGCCGATGTACGGCACCGAGGTCCTGGTCAACGTGATCAACGAACACGGCGCCCTGCCGACCCGCAACCACCAGCAGTCGGTGTTTGAAGAGGCCGAAGACATCAGCGGCGAGACGCTGACCGAGACCCGGCTGGTGGCCAATAAGGCGTGTTTTTCGTGCGCGATTGCGTGTGGCCGGGTGTCCACCCTGCCGGGCGAGGCGTCGAGCAAATATGAGGTCAGCACCAGCCCGCGGAACTGGAAAATTGCCGGCGAGGGACCCGAGTATGAGGCTGCCTGGGCCATGGGCTCGGAGTGCGGGATCGGCGATCTGGACGCCCTGATCAAGGCCAACTGGTTGTGCAACGACCTGGGCATGGACTCGATCAGCTTTGGCGCCACCGTGGCCGCAGCCATGGAGCTGTACGAAAAGCAGGCTGTGTCGCTCGACCAGACCGAGATTCCGCTGAATTTTGGCAGTTCCGAGGCGCTGCTGAGCATGGCCGAGCGGATCGCCTATCGCCAGGGATTTGGCACCGAGCTGGCCGAGGGCTCCAAACGCATGACCGAGAAGTTCGGGCACCCCGAGTTTTTCATGGGTGTGCGCGGTCAAGAGTTTGCCGCCTATGAGGCCCGTGCGATTCAGGGCATGGGCCTGGGCTATGCGACCTCGAACCGGGGCGCGTGTCATCTGAAGGCATATACGGTGGCGGCCGAGATTCTGGGCCTGCCGCGTCAGATGGACCCCAATGCAACCGAGGGCAAGGCCGAGATCACCAAGCTGTTTCAGGATGCCACCTCGACGGTCGACGCCACCGGGTTGTGCCAGTTCCTGACCTTTGGCGTGGGGCTGGAGGAAATGCTGCCCCAGCTGGCCGCAGCGACCGGGGTGAATTTCGAGCTGGAAGAGCTGCTGACCATTGGCGAGCGGATCTGGAATCTGGAGCGGCGCTGGAACGAGCGGGCCGGCGTGGGCGGCACCGAGGATACCCTGCCCAAGCGCATTCTGGAGGAACCCTTGCCGTCCGGCCCGGCCAAGGGCAAGGTCAACCGCCTGGGTGAGATGCTGCCCGAGTACTATGCGCTGCGCGGCTGGGACAAAGACGGCAATGTGACGCCCGAGAAGCTGAAGGAGCTGGGCCTGGACGACTGA
- a CDS encoding MoaD/ThiS family protein: MEVKLRLFATLRKKLPPGSKAGKAVLTLDQDATIRDVIQQLDIPEDLAQMVLVNGEQTRAFDQVLTDGDSLSIFPPVAGGSGEDLTRELTQEPAPKRTSRPTRSPSRENV; encoded by the coding sequence ATGGAAGTCAAGCTCAGGCTGTTTGCCACCCTGCGCAAGAAGCTGCCGCCCGGCTCCAAGGCCGGCAAGGCTGTCCTGACGCTCGACCAGGACGCCACCATCCGGGACGTGATCCAACAGCTGGATATCCCCGAGGATCTGGCCCAGATGGTGCTGGTCAACGGTGAGCAGACCCGCGCGTTCGATCAGGTCTTGACCGACGGCGACAGCCTGAGCATTTTTCCGCCGGTAGCCGGCGGGAGCGGGGAAGACCTGACGCGCGAGCTAACACAGGAGCCAGCACCAAAAAGAACCTCACGTCCCACTCGCTCTCCATCCCGGGAGAACGTCTAA
- a CDS encoding enoyl-CoA hydratase/isomerase family protein codes for RMVDGGGDTYQFPGFLAQLSAFRKPLLAAVNGVGVGIGMTMLAHCDLVLMSSTARLRTPFPQLGLAPEAGSSGLFPLRMGWQNAAHTLLSGKWLSAQDAYEAGYVWKICEPEQLIEQALAVATDIAANPIPSLIATKELMLAGGRLAVARESHARELEAYKHLVGAPANREAIAAFFERREPDFSKVPGA; via the coding sequence CGCATGGTGGACGGCGGCGGCGACACCTACCAGTTTCCGGGCTTCCTGGCTCAGCTCAGCGCGTTTCGCAAACCGCTGCTCGCGGCGGTCAACGGCGTGGGCGTGGGCATCGGCATGACCATGCTGGCCCACTGCGATCTGGTGCTGATGTCAAGCACCGCCCGTTTGCGCACGCCCTTTCCCCAACTCGGCCTCGCCCCCGAGGCCGGCAGCAGCGGCCTGTTTCCGCTGCGCATGGGCTGGCAGAACGCAGCCCACACCCTGCTCTCGGGCAAATGGCTGAGCGCCCAGGACGCCTATGAGGCGGGCTATGTGTGGAAGATCTGCGAACCTGAGCAACTCATCGAACAAGCCCTGGCTGTGGCCACGGATATTGCCGCCAACCCGATTCCGTCTCTAATCGCCACCAAAGAACTCATGTTGGCCGGCGGCCGGCTGGCCGTGGCCAGAGAATCCCACGCCCGCGAGCTGGAAGCCTACAAACACCTGGTCGGTGCCCCGGCCAACCGCGAGGCGATTGCGGCTTTCTTTGAGCGGCGCGAGCCCGACTTCAGCAAGGTACCCGGAGCATGA
- a CDS encoding 4Fe-4S dicluster domain-containing protein, whose amino-acid sequence MKQLRVITDKCTGCVQCELACAFVQTGTFQPSRSVIRVHIFDEQAVYSPYTCFQCEEAWCLTACPVNAIAIDPNTEAKVVMDDVCVGCAVCTVACPYGTVFYNPDTHKAFKCDLCGGEPACVHSCPTGALEYVDMEQADWLASWADRVNHGFVADK is encoded by the coding sequence ATGAAACAGCTCCGTGTCATCACCGATAAATGCACGGGCTGCGTGCAGTGCGAGCTGGCGTGCGCGTTTGTCCAAACCGGTACGTTCCAACCATCCCGGTCCGTGATTCGGGTCCACATCTTTGATGAGCAGGCTGTCTACTCGCCCTATACCTGCTTTCAGTGCGAAGAAGCCTGGTGTCTGACCGCCTGCCCGGTCAACGCGATTGCCATCGATCCCAACACCGAAGCCAAGGTCGTGATGGACGACGTGTGTGTCGGCTGCGCGGTGTGTACGGTGGCCTGCCCGTATGGCACGGTTTTCTATAATCCCGACACCCATAAGGCGTTCAAGTGTGACCTGTGCGGCGGCGAGCCGGCCTGCGTACACTCGTGTCCGACCGGCGCCCTCGAATATGTTGACATGGAACAGGCCGATTGGCTGGCCAGCTGGGCGGACCGGGTCAATCACGGCTTTGTGGCTGACAAATAA
- a CDS encoding DUF433 domain-containing protein, which produces MALMDRIEIDPKVMLGKPLIRGTRIPAELIVRKMGEGATEADLLDAYPRLSLEDIRAALSYAADTLAHEEILLLNSPASSSAD; this is translated from the coding sequence ATGGCGCTAATGGATCGTATCGAAATAGATCCCAAGGTGATGCTCGGTAAACCGCTTATTCGCGGAACACGAATCCCTGCTGAGTTAATCGTGCGAAAGATGGGCGAAGGAGCGACAGAAGCCGATCTGCTCGACGCGTATCCACGCCTTAGCTTAGAGGATATTCGTGCCGCACTCAGTTACGCTGCCGACACACTCGCTCATGAAGAGATTCTCTTGCTCAACTCTCCTGCGTCTTCCTCCGCCGACTAG
- a CDS encoding AAA family ATPase, with the protein MELPEDICFIPLKYGANCRSCKANLKVGERAYWSPSAKKVWCARCVSGKNPPVQSAADRRAEKSQSAASNTNPNPARVRKLPVDNPQALWQRLCEYARRCIEAEAAKSLVPYNKEGSLWFSYSGEDKLVVGEGDSTPASRKLADRLGSRTGSQDGRSIIYGWPTVVVIERNHMPKVAPLFAVSVDPEQDSNGEWILHAKTEPEFNLAVTASGIFDPSINEEVADLLDHGLPFGDPVSFAALVEQTAEVLGLDILSHRLDPKILDPSLGRKQGVYNAAVSVLAESSSYHTAICEELRQLETRKDWSATAAAYLLPDDSAPKEDLQPPAGPLAAPLLCNQSQEETLERLRRAPLTIVTGPPGTGKTQLVVNAVTNAWLDGDKVLVTSTNNAAVDVAAKRAADDICRGLLIRTGNRSARENIADLITAASAQATKYADGQATTRAQLKRSATERTQLMEKLARLDELDKELLSVAEKLEENRLALKEAAQTLWSDASPPELAISSSRTEQRARRLLRAWFFRRFRTQHLRKQLGCIETAPLEQIITWARTDQSRLKLTSQLEIRRTERRQLEATVGDPTVSVQQANRKWAEASLSAIRSETAARIRSSANQLADFGRMSARGGQVKRAIGNSLASLRGWACTALSAGSNFPLESGLFDLVIVDEASQCSLASVLPLAYRAKRLTLVGDPSQLPPIVSLSDQLLQDIATQAGFKNDKLREQGIHHKNGSAYFAFKFAARPQAPLLLNEHYRCHPHIARWFNRTFYKNELNVLTEVNEIAQCDRAICWRDIEGVAERPPAGQSWLNRAEAEQSVEQLGELLCSFSTVGVLTPFAAQAQLIEQLAKERFDRSILKEKEFVCGTAHSLQGNERDAILISCVLSPGMSENSAFWVEKERNLLNVAVSRARRALIALGHPAMSDLGNPTLASLRAYLRDEIPQNGGSAEPFAEFRTDSRSEELLLDAMQLRDLAPYAKLNVEGYELDFALLEQGIKLNIEVDGDQHLDARGRQRRQDITRDRVISKLGWTVLRIPAWRCHEEIDSVIDEIEKTRDRLLVETSRRTLS; encoded by the coding sequence ATGGAACTCCCCGAAGATATCTGTTTCATCCCGCTGAAATACGGCGCAAACTGCCGGTCGTGCAAAGCGAACCTGAAAGTGGGCGAGCGGGCTTACTGGTCACCGTCCGCGAAGAAGGTCTGGTGCGCTAGGTGCGTTAGCGGTAAGAACCCTCCTGTCCAGAGTGCAGCAGATCGTAGAGCAGAGAAGTCGCAGAGTGCAGCAAGTAATACAAATCCGAATCCAGCAAGAGTGCGGAAGCTGCCCGTAGACAACCCACAAGCTCTCTGGCAGCGACTGTGCGAATACGCACGACGATGCATCGAGGCGGAAGCGGCAAAATCCCTGGTTCCGTACAACAAGGAGGGCTCTCTGTGGTTCTCGTATTCTGGAGAAGATAAATTGGTGGTCGGGGAGGGCGACTCAACACCAGCATCCAGAAAACTCGCCGATCGACTGGGCTCTCGCACCGGGTCGCAAGATGGGCGGTCGATCATCTATGGCTGGCCGACGGTCGTCGTGATCGAACGTAACCACATGCCCAAGGTTGCCCCTCTCTTTGCTGTTTCCGTCGATCCAGAACAAGACTCCAACGGCGAATGGATACTTCACGCGAAGACGGAGCCGGAATTCAACTTGGCCGTCACGGCCAGCGGTATCTTCGATCCTTCGATTAACGAAGAAGTCGCTGACCTTCTCGACCACGGCCTGCCGTTCGGCGATCCGGTCTCTTTCGCCGCTCTCGTCGAACAGACGGCCGAGGTGCTGGGTCTCGATATCCTGTCGCACCGACTCGACCCGAAAATACTCGACCCGAGCCTAGGTAGAAAACAGGGCGTCTACAACGCCGCCGTCTCAGTCTTGGCCGAGAGTTCCAGCTATCACACCGCCATCTGTGAGGAACTGCGGCAATTGGAGACTCGGAAAGACTGGTCTGCCACGGCGGCGGCGTACCTCCTCCCAGACGACTCCGCGCCAAAAGAAGACCTACAACCCCCGGCCGGACCTCTTGCAGCGCCTCTCCTATGCAACCAGTCGCAGGAAGAAACGCTCGAACGCCTCCGTAGAGCCCCTCTAACGATCGTGACCGGACCGCCCGGGACAGGCAAGACTCAACTCGTAGTGAATGCGGTTACCAACGCATGGCTGGACGGCGACAAAGTCCTGGTGACTTCAACCAACAACGCTGCGGTAGACGTAGCTGCCAAGCGGGCGGCAGATGACATCTGCCGCGGATTGTTGATCCGCACGGGCAACCGTTCCGCACGCGAGAATATTGCAGATCTCATCACTGCGGCGTCAGCTCAAGCGACAAAATACGCCGATGGCCAAGCAACAACGCGCGCCCAGCTGAAACGCTCCGCCACCGAGCGCACGCAGTTGATGGAGAAACTCGCACGACTGGACGAGCTGGACAAGGAGCTGTTATCTGTCGCCGAAAAGCTGGAGGAGAACAGGCTGGCCCTGAAGGAGGCAGCGCAAACACTCTGGTCCGATGCGAGTCCTCCAGAATTGGCCATCAGTTCCAGTAGAACCGAGCAACGAGCCAGGAGATTGCTACGGGCATGGTTCTTCCGTCGCTTCCGTACCCAGCACCTGCGTAAGCAACTCGGCTGCATTGAGACCGCTCCACTGGAACAGATCATCACTTGGGCTCGAACTGATCAGTCCAGATTGAAGCTGACCTCTCAATTGGAGATTAGACGAACTGAACGCAGACAGCTGGAGGCTACCGTGGGCGACCCGACAGTCAGCGTGCAGCAGGCAAACCGGAAATGGGCGGAAGCCAGTCTCTCTGCGATCCGTTCGGAGACCGCGGCGCGTATCCGATCCAGCGCCAATCAACTGGCGGATTTCGGCAGGATGTCTGCCCGCGGCGGACAGGTTAAGCGAGCCATCGGCAATTCGCTTGCGAGCTTGCGAGGCTGGGCATGCACGGCACTGTCGGCGGGTTCCAATTTTCCGCTAGAGTCTGGACTATTCGACTTGGTGATCGTCGACGAGGCCAGCCAGTGCAGTCTGGCATCCGTGCTGCCGTTGGCCTACCGCGCGAAACGTCTGACATTGGTAGGGGACCCGTCTCAATTGCCTCCAATCGTTTCCCTCAGCGATCAACTTCTACAGGATATCGCCACCCAGGCGGGATTCAAAAACGACAAGCTGCGCGAACAGGGCATCCACCACAAGAACGGTTCAGCCTACTTCGCTTTCAAGTTTGCCGCACGACCCCAAGCACCGCTTCTCCTCAACGAACACTACCGCTGCCACCCGCACATCGCTCGTTGGTTCAACCGAACATTCTACAAGAACGAACTCAATGTACTGACAGAAGTCAATGAGATAGCCCAGTGCGACCGCGCCATCTGCTGGCGGGACATCGAGGGAGTGGCAGAACGGCCCCCTGCCGGGCAGAGTTGGCTAAACCGAGCAGAGGCGGAGCAAAGCGTCGAACAGCTTGGCGAGCTCCTGTGTTCCTTCTCGACTGTCGGTGTCCTGACTCCTTTCGCTGCACAGGCGCAGCTCATAGAGCAGCTAGCCAAAGAGCGATTCGACCGTTCCATTCTGAAGGAGAAGGAGTTCGTATGCGGAACTGCACACAGCCTCCAAGGAAACGAACGGGATGCGATCCTGATCTCCTGTGTGCTGTCTCCCGGCATGTCCGAGAACAGCGCCTTCTGGGTAGAAAAAGAAAGAAACCTTCTGAACGTGGCCGTCAGCCGCGCCCGTCGAGCGCTGATCGCTCTCGGCCATCCGGCCATGAGTGATTTGGGCAATCCAACCCTAGCCTCCCTGCGCGCCTATCTGCGCGATGAGATTCCACAGAATGGTGGCTCTGCTGAGCCGTTCGCCGAGTTTCGTACGGACAGCAGGTCAGAGGAACTCCTGCTCGACGCCATGCAGCTCAGAGACCTCGCTCCCTATGCCAAGCTCAACGTGGAGGGATACGAGTTGGACTTTGCCCTGTTGGAACAGGGAATCAAGCTGAACATCGAGGTTGACGGCGATCAGCACCTCGACGCCCGAGGCCGGCAACGACGCCAGGACATCACCCGCGACCGCGTCATATCCAAGCTCGGCTGGACAGTCCTACGGATACCGGCGTGGCGGTGCCACGAGGAAATCGACTCGGTGATTGACGAAATCGAGAAAACACGAGACCGATTGCTCGTCGAGACATCTCGGCGGACGCTTTCATAA
- a CDS encoding MBL fold metallo-hydrolase — protein sequence MTQWNYTKGLHDLGNQVYAYLLPDGSGLIVGGDHSLLVDTLFDLRLTRDMLDTMRAAVPAAASIKTLVNTHANGDHYFGNELVHGAEIIASRACADEMGELPPERLAEMMRAAPSMGELGAYLSEILGPFEFEGISATLPTRTFEGRLDLHLGDKEVCLIQVGPAHTRGDVLVYVPDDRTIFTGDILFIDGTPLKRSGCQLDQSL from the coding sequence ATGACCCAATGGAATTACACCAAGGGACTTCACGACCTGGGCAACCAGGTCTACGCCTATCTGCTGCCCGACGGCTCCGGCCTGATTGTCGGAGGGGACCACTCGCTCCTGGTCGATACCTTATTTGATCTGAGACTGACCCGGGACATGCTCGACACCATGCGGGCCGCCGTGCCGGCCGCCGCCTCGATCAAGACCCTGGTCAACACTCACGCCAACGGCGACCACTATTTTGGCAACGAGCTGGTCCACGGCGCCGAGATCATCGCCTCGCGGGCCTGCGCCGACGAAATGGGCGAGTTGCCCCCCGAGCGGCTGGCCGAGATGATGCGGGCCGCCCCCAGCATGGGGGAACTGGGCGCCTACCTGTCCGAAATCCTCGGCCCGTTCGAGTTTGAGGGCATCAGCGCCACGCTGCCCACCCGGACGTTTGAGGGCCGTCTCGACCTCCACCTCGGCGACAAGGAGGTGTGCCTGATTCAGGTTGGCCCGGCCCACACCCGGGGCGACGTGCTGGTCTATGTCCCGGACGACCGTACCATTTTTACCGGCGATATTCTGTTTATCGACGGCACCCCCCTGAAACGGTCCGGTTGCCAACTGGATCAAAGCCTGTGA
- a CDS encoding FAD-dependent oxidoreductase has protein sequence MAHGTQVQEIRRNAGGKLSLALSSGQTLEADLVIMATGIRPNIDFLAGSGVSVEPGGIPVDDRMQTNIPGIYAAGDVAIGPDILAGRTASDTSASAHAIQPTAVDHGRIAGANMAGHETHYPGSLLLNVLDVVNLHCASFGLWRDEGHDTTTVFNASRPIYRKYVWHEDRIVGALFVGPIDDVTMLNDVGMVKGLIQTQQPLGDWAAYVKANPTDVRRAYVASGAAQALIGRTLLGAPARDRAYRVDGKTPPAWDKTATHGPLVSTQSEHYRELNPTPTPGIGKAE, from the coding sequence CTGGCTCACGGCACCCAGGTGCAGGAAATCCGGCGCAACGCTGGCGGGAAACTGTCGCTGGCCCTCAGTTCGGGACAGACGCTTGAGGCCGATCTTGTCATCATGGCCACCGGTATCCGGCCCAATATTGACTTTCTGGCGGGTTCGGGGGTCAGTGTCGAACCTGGCGGGATCCCGGTTGACGACCGGATGCAGACCAATATCCCGGGCATTTATGCGGCCGGCGATGTGGCGATCGGGCCGGATATCCTGGCCGGTCGCACCGCGTCCGACACCTCGGCTTCTGCCCACGCCATCCAGCCCACCGCAGTTGACCATGGTCGGATTGCCGGGGCCAATATGGCCGGCCACGAGACCCATTATCCGGGCAGCCTGCTGCTCAACGTCCTGGACGTGGTCAATCTGCACTGCGCCAGCTTTGGTCTGTGGCGGGACGAGGGACACGACACCACGACGGTGTTCAATGCCAGCCGGCCGATCTACCGCAAGTATGTGTGGCACGAAGACCGTATCGTCGGCGCCCTGTTCGTCGGGCCGATTGATGACGTGACGATGCTGAACGATGTGGGCATGGTCAAGGGCCTGATTCAGACCCAGCAGCCCCTGGGCGACTGGGCGGCCTATGTCAAGGCCAATCCGACCGATGTGCGTCGCGCCTATGTGGCCAGCGGAGCCGCCCAGGCCCTGATCGGACGGACGCTTCTCGGCGCGCCGGCCCGCGACCGGGCCTATCGGGTTGACGGTAAAACGCCACCAGCCTGGGATAAGACCGCCACCCACGGACCGCTGGTCAGCACCCAGTCCGAGCACTACCGCGAGCTGAATCCGACGCCGACGCCGGGGATTGGAAAGGCCGAGTGA